The DNA segment TGGAGCAGGTCAGATACAGCGGATCTTATCTTCGCCGAGCAAgagcggagcagatcaaatttCAGCAAACCTCATTTATATGAAGCAGCAAATGAGCATTTTTGAAGCAATAAAGTGCGGTGGGCTGTGGCAAAAAAGACAAGACTCAGCCAGCCCAAGCAAATTTGGTCCTCCTaaaatctttgctctattctcattacacgacaatgagcaaagaggggcagttgtaggACCAAATTTTTAAACAAACCCAAACCTAGGCCTAAACAaattaaccactaaaacaaaacCTAGCCCAATACAAACACAAACCCACTAAACAAGCCCAAAACCAAAAAAGCAAAAATGGGAAATCCTAGCCTGAGGAGTAGCAGCCGCAAGTAGTTCCTAGCAGCCGGATCTTGCGCACCACGTCGACACTCACGTCCAACACGCCTCGTGCCCCAGACTCCCTCGCACCCACTGCTCCCACGTCAGCCTTGCCTGCAGCAAAAACAATTGTAAAACAAGGCTATAAAGCTTAAGATAAACAATATATTTGGAAACGGATTTTTTTCCCTGGATACAAAGAGAACAAGCAATAGCAATCAAAGTGAGATTCAAGGTTTAAGAGGTTACTTTTCATTCTTTTACCAGactttttttccttccctttttatttctttttgttctttcatattttgataaatcgattTTGAATAAAACTAAAAGAAGAAGGCTTACCCGATTTTGCTCCGTGAAGCGCTGATAGAGGCAGAGGTGCATGGCGCCGATGACCCTCAAATACGGTGCTAAACTTGGTTAAATCTTTAGCAAGGCAAAAAGGgggtttcttttttaaaatttaaagatgctAGATGTAACTCTTTTGCAAGTTTTTGCTTTATAAGTTTATAAAGTAGCACCGTTTGGTGCCTTGATTTTTTGGGGAGGGTTATTTTGCAATTGATCCCTCCCTGTTACTCTAGCTTTTAATTCGGACCCTTTTGAACTTTGGCTAATTACGATTTGGCCCAAAAACTTGGATTTTATCGCATTTCGTCCTATACCAAAACACTGCGCTTTGAAGTATGAGGAAATTTGCTTTCCTGGTCCTCCCTCTTAGCCCGTACGTTCATTTTACCCCATGTGGCTTTTGTTTTCTAAAGTTCGCCCCGAAACTCCTGTTTCATtgcaatttaaccttttttttcctTGCTCTTTTGTCATTTTACCGTTGACTTAATTAATTTGagccttatttttattattttttttctctgttaatttaatttgtttgagttatattttacattattatatcattttatgttATATGCTTATTATAGGTATTTTTTTAAcaaagttaattattttatgtataaattttcatcatatttattatattatttgttatattttttactaataagcatttttatactatttagttttttttaggctcataattttaaatatagtttattatacttcttattttcttcattatttttactatttactaCCATTTTTTTGGTCACTTATTActtctatatatatacattcttttccctaaaagtttttttttccttcaaataTATTCTTTAATGGACTTATcatattgtttttttatatacaCCATTTTTTTATCAGTTATTTtatactaaattattattatttattactcctcactatatattattattgatttcatattgCTTGCTATccatattcttttatatatatatgtattatattttattcatacatttgtttcttttaaatccCATTTCAAAGTATACCTCGgtcttcaaaatatttttttatgttattttgcgtatatattcaatttaaattatGCCTTTTACTTTATATGCATATCTTCTAATCCTGTTATGATTTAGTCGTATTATATTGTTGCATTAGATTATTGTTATATATTTCACAATGGCATACCTGTTTCCTTGTATGGTATAACGACTCAAATTTAAACTCACTTAAGCTAGTTCttagttttttgttttttcaaaaataaattaaataaatacatttttaattGACTTTAGATCGTTTTCAAAAGTCTtataaaacaaggcaatgtttcgcGTTTGGAAGTCCGAAAgagtcgtgccctaacgtgctgggttgtGGTTTTTTTCGGTCATCCAAATGTCTAAATATCCTTCTAGTCTCAGGTTTCGGAAAATTAAGGGACTATTTGGGTCTTGAGGGTTAAAATGTTGCATCCTAACGtactgggtgtgacattttgTCCTTTTAAAACAAATAAGCCTTAATATCCCAAAACGAACCGTTCAAATATTTTCTAaaagaattatattttaaaatctcttaaaattttcaacaataagGACATtattaatcgatttggtaccgattttgggcattacgagggtgctaatccttcctcgtacgtaattgattcccgaacctattttcttaacattcgtagaccaaaatactTTATAAGGTGGCCCAATTACACCTCAAAaagaattggtggcgactccatccatgtttttaaagtcgatccacgttttaaaattaaaaatggtttcaacaattACATTTATACATGGTTCAAGCAAGGTTTAAATATGATCATACATCtcactttttaattttttctactaAACCTGAAAGAATGTGTCAACTTTTAAATCTAATATGTGAAATAACTACAACATTATTACAGCAATTTGAATGttaatattttcttctttataACAAACACCTCTTGTGTCATGATAATTTGCAACAATTTAAAGAGTTACATTAGATTTTTATCATCAATTATCCCTTTTTCTTTTtaggattaattttaattttgccaCCACACTAAATCATTAACACGTTGACTTCCCTTCTCTCAACAGTTTTTAtactaatatatttaatattttaagtttaaGAGTATAAAAATTCCCttaaattctttttcaaaaagtaattaagtcattttctttttcatttaatttgatacttgaatttaaaaaaaaaaaactttcaatttttttagaaaaaatgcaattaagtctatttttttcactcaattaagTACTTAAATTGTCAAAATACTTGAAAAAACGCCAATGGCAGATTTAGAGGGGACTGGAAGGGGCCCTAGCTCccattaaaatgaatttttttccttttaagccctttgtaatttataaaattttaaattagtaatgataaaattacactttacccccaaaatgataaaattttaatttaatcctctaAAAACTATTaggatataagctattaaaatggtgaaattgtattttactattataaaatatataatttaattccgccCCTAAAAAATTACTAACTTCACCCCTACCCCCTAAGTCATATTTCTAGATCTGCCACTGAAAAAGGCtctttaaccattaactttaacgGTTACCGCccttaattttttcaattaaagccacCACATCTCATAACCACGGCATAACAtgtgataaaaaattgataaaaaagtaaaaatcaataaaaaatataaaaatgatgaaattttaataaaaatattaaaaatttattaaaaattataaaaatcataaaaaattataaaaatctgtaaaattttataaatattgtaaaaaatatataatatatatagaaaaaattataaaattttataaagtcataagaaaattgtaaaaaaatgtaaagaaatataaaattcataaaaaaaacttataaaaattatcgtactaaaaaaaatattttataatttttctataactttaaCGGTCAACCGTTAAAGTTAACAGTCAAAAGACCTTTTCTAGTGGCAGACCCAAAAATATGACTTGGGGGCAGGGGCGAAGTCAGAAATTCTTTTTGGGGTGGTcggaaataaattatatatttttatgatagtaaaaatgtaaattttccattttaatagttatatattttataatttttagaggattaaattaaattgttatcATTTGGGGGAAGTGCAATTTTATCattaccaatttaaaattttataaattataaatggtctaaatgaaaattttttcattttaaggggggTCGGGACCTTGCCAATCCCTCTAGATCTACCCTTAGTCTTTTTCATGTATTTTGATAATTCAAGTAGCCAATTaagtgtttaaaaaaataaactttatttaaaaaaaattagaatgctTTTATCTTTTCAGGTGTTGTTCTTGCATTTGAagaatttctttaatttttatatttcagaaACGTGAAAAATGTAAAACAACATCTAGATGACCAAAGAGGATATCGACGATTCAATACATTCTCATTAATTACGATAACAATTATAAAAACtgagtaattaatataaattaagtcACAGTTGActttttttagcaaaaaaaaaaactcacaactgccttaattaaaaaaacagaaGAGAATATTTTAGTAACTTTTATAGAAGCAATATTTGAagttttgtttttcatttcaaattaatTAACAAGCAAATTAAAATTTACACCACTCATTATgtgggtaaaaataaaaaaaatctatttataatatataggtatttttgttcttttttattaaGGAAGTGATAGATAAAAaatgaattacatgataaataatttatttttaagaaattacatGGTCAAACTACATTACATAAATATCTATGttacattatatatttaatctgcttcttttttttaattatagttTATATATAACCCTTCCCACCATATTCTACCCACTAAAAACACTACAAAGCTATTATTTGTTAATCCATCCGAAGATGTCTCAACTCAAGTCaatctttaaattaaaaattcacGTTTTTTTTCTCTACATTAGGGATGGATAGGGATAGATCGTAGGGTTTGAATCCTAATTTTAATGCCACACAAATTTTTAAGGttgagataatttttttaattaacaatttttatttattctttttagaaAAAATGCAAATAACAACAAGCTAATTGCATATTCTTCtgccttattatatatatatttcttttctctttcactTGTTTTCATCCACAAATGCAAATTATTAATCAAAATGCTTGTtgaaaaaaccaaaaaagaaTGTAAAAGTATTAAAGCAATTACACTTGCTCCAAACTCCAAACTTATTATTCAAACTTGACATCACAAAATTTTCctcttcaattaattaaattgaattaaatactaACCCATTTTTTTAGACCCCCAATTTCGAGCCTTATTTAAACCCCTCTTTCCCCCTCTCCTCGTCCCCAAACTATGCCCAGAAACATCTTAGTTTCATAGCacttgtaaatttattattatttatttatttcttcttttggCGAAATTCCTATTTGCAACAAAGATGATAGCTTGCTTGGGTCGAATAGTACACGACAGCGACGCCGAGTCGAAGCTGGACGACGACGTTTCCACCATATTCAACTCTCTCAACTTACAAGGCAGCATCGAAAACGGCGACGTTTCCGGCATAGCCAGTAAAGATTTCGGCGGGCTTTATTCGGTTAAGCCCTTGTATCTAATTAGACCATCGGGAGCCGAGGATATATCTCGGGTCGTTAAGGCCGCCGCCGGGACTCCCCACCTGACGGTTGCGGCTAGGGGTAACGGCCACTCAATCAACGGTCAGGCGATGGCCGACGGTGGTTACGTGATAGACATGCGTTCCACTGGGGAAAACCATTTCAAGCTCTTGACCGTCAATGGCTCCCCTTGCATCGACGTCTCCGGCGGGGCATTATGGGAAGACGTCTTGAGACGGTGCGTTTCGAGATTCGGGTTGGCTCCCAGGTCGTGGACCGATTACTTGAGCTTGACCGTTGGTGGAACCTTGTCTAACGCTGGCGTTAGTGGACAAGCCTTCCGTTATGGTCCCCAAACGTCGAACGTAACGGAACTGGAAGTCGTAACGGGAAAAGGAGATATAACGGTTTGCTCCGAAACCCAAAACCCGGAACTCTTTTTCGGAGCCCTCGGTGGACTCGGTCAGTTCGGTATTATGACCCGAGCAAGGGTTAAGCTTCAGCTAGCTCCGGACATGGTGAGTATAGTTTTAGGTCAACTTTCGGTTTTGATGCCTTTActatgtttaaattgaaatttaatcctATACTtgcaatttttataatttggtcatctaattttttttataatattattgtttAGTTTGACATGTTAACACCATTAACTACTTTGATTAAAATGCTAAACCTGATTTTTCGAGGTCACCATTACTGTTAAGTAATTACATTATGAAAGTAGAGGATCTAATAATGTTAAGGTAAAGCACAAGGagtaaaaccctaatttaagTATAGTAAAGGGATGAAAACATTTATTTAACCATGTTTTACCAAAAACAAATGTAATAGTGCATGATTGGCACGTTAACGTCACGTAATTTCGGTCTTTTTAAGgaggttttattattattattgttatttgtgTGATTAGGTAAGATGGATAAGGGTGGTGTACGCCGAGTTTGAGGAATTCACTCGGGATGCTGAGTTTCTGGTGAGTCAGAAAGAAGACGAGTCGTTCGATTACGTGGAAGGGTTCGTATTCTGCAACAACGACGATCCAGTCAATGGCTGGCCCTCCGTACAGTTGAACCCGGACCAAGAGTTCAACCCGGCTCACCTCCCTCAAACCGCCGGCCCAGTCCTCTACTGCCTTGAACTGGCTTTTCATTACCGCAACAGTGACCTGCCTTCAACTGTGGATatggtaacttttctttttctttttcttttttaacttttgacTTAACAGTCAATAATCACCTGCGCCGCATATTCAGATAATAACATAGAACCTTGATTGGTAACCGTGGATGAGTGAATGATAATAAGTCAAAATAAGCATAATGTTGTGTTTTTAATGACTGAGTGTTGACCTACGTTATAGCTTGGTGGGGCCTAATAAATCTGTTGACCACAAACAAAAATTAAGTGGGGTCCTATCATCAATCGTGTCCCCGCCGGACAGTGAAAAAATAAAGTCAAAGAAAACTCAGAGGTGTCTTCCACGTGTACAACCTTCAGCGACGGAGGACGGGGCTTATTCTCCTCCTCCATCATTtagaaaaaggaattaaaaaatatttataattgtagttttccacaaatttttaaaattaagtgagcGTACTAAATAATGTGAGAATTATTGTATGTAGTTGTGTAGATGAAACTGACCATACAGTTTAATGTATCTTTCATTGGATTTTCTGACAAGAagattaattttttgaaagtaCCCATTCTGTtggtgtttaattacgagaatggCACTCTGGTGTTCCTTCTCTCGGATTTTCCTGGTTCGGGTCACTTTCGTGAAATCA comes from the Gossypium hirsutum isolate 1008001.06 chromosome A06, Gossypium_hirsutum_v2.1, whole genome shotgun sequence genome and includes:
- the LOC121230667 gene encoding cytokinin dehydrogenase 7 translates to MIACLGRIVHDSDAESKLDDDVSTIFNSLNLQGSIENGDVSGIASKDFGGLYSVKPLYLIRPSGAEDISRVVKAAAGTPHLTVAARGNGHSINGQAMADGGYVIDMRSTGENHFKLLTVNGSPCIDVSGGALWEDVLRRCVSRFGLAPRSWTDYLSLTVGGTLSNAGVSGQAFRYGPQTSNVTELEVVTGKGDITVCSETQNPELFFGALGGLGQFGIMTRARVKLQLAPDMVRWIRVVYAEFEEFTRDAEFLVSQKEDESFDYVEGFVFCNNDDPVNGWPSVQLNPDQEFNPAHLPQTAGPVLYCLELAFHYRNSDLPSTVDMAVSRLVGGLGFVDGLISQVDVSYMGFLLRVKRAEQDAKANGVWDNPHPWLNLFVSKSDIVEFDQTVFKKMVKNGIGGPMLIYPLLRSKWDSRTSVALPEGEIFYIVALLRFVPKGPSVEKKVAENREIVKWCIKEGLDFKLYLPHYRAKEDWKRHFGNQWTRFEKRKANFDPMAILAPGQRIFKRTNQ